In a single window of the Scyliorhinus canicula chromosome 1, sScyCan1.1, whole genome shotgun sequence genome:
- the LOC119978075 gene encoding LOW QUALITY PROTEIN: quinone oxidoreductase-like protein 1 (The sequence of the model RefSeq protein was modified relative to this genomic sequence to represent the inferred CDS: inserted 1 base in 1 codon): MKGRYYQLAEANEDIKFVFQDKESVPSVNDQEMKLKSLIVKVCTFSPVNTKLLMERKLQEDFLPIGREVAGVVLEVGPKVSFFEPNDEVVSILPLGCKESGLSNTLLVHEHNLVAKPENMSWMDAAGTIRDGLRAYMALHTHSHVSAGTTALVMEGASPFGTIXVQLAHCRGAKVISTADNLQNKMYLEGLIPTVAINLSDRKVDLVDSCLEETGGLNIVVDCGVQFYSKEDEPAVKRHLPHKHDILSLLAVAGHCVTTEENLQLDPTDSQFLFHKGATISFLNEEVWQLSSMQQGKYLHILKDVMEKLSSGTFQPQLDEPIPLYESTVAMEMIQKKQVKKKQVVRI, encoded by the exons ATGAAAGGACGATATTACCAGTTGGCTGAAGCTAATGAAGACATAAAGTTTGTGTTCCAAGACAAGGAATCTGTCCCCAGTGTAAATGAtcaggaaatgaaattaaaatcacttatt GTTAAAGTTTGTACTTTCAGTCCTGTGAATACAAAGCTGCTGATGGAGCGAAAATTGCAGGAAGATTTTCTACCAATTGGAAGAGAAGTTGCTGGAGTGGTTCTTGAGGTTGGACCAAAAGTGAGCTTCTTTGAGCCGAATGATGAAGTTGTGAGTATTCTGCCTTTGGGTTGTAAAGAATCTGGGCTCTCCAATACTCTGCTGGTTCATGAGCACAATCTTGTAGCTAAACCCGAAAATATGAGCTGGATGGATGCTGCAGGAACTATTCGTGATGGATTGCGTGCATACATGGCCTTGCACACACATTCTCATGTTAGCGCTGGGACAACTGCGCTAGTGATGGAAGGAGCAAGTCCTTTTGGTACCA TTGTTCAATTGGCTCATTGTCGAGGAGCAAAAGTAATTTCTACTGCAGACAACCTTCAGAACAAAATGTATTTGGAAGGATTGATACCAACAGTTGCCATCAACTTGTCTGATAGGAAGGTTGACCTTGTGGACAGTTGTTTAGAAGAAACTGGTGGTCTGAACATTGTGGTGGACTGTGGAGTGCAGTTCTACAGCAAGGAAGATGAACCAGCTGTCAAACGGCATCTCCCACATAAACATGACATTCTCAGTCTTCTGGCTGTTGCCGGTCACTGTGTAACAACAGAGGAGAATCTGCAGCTTGATCCAACAGATAGTCAATTTCTGTTTCACAAAGGAGCAACCATTTCATTCCTAAATGAGGAAGTGTGGCAACTATCAAGCATGCAACAGGGGAAGTACCTGCATATTTTGAAGGATGTAATGGAGAAGCTGTCCAGTGGAACCTTTCAGCCTCAGTTGGATGAACCCATTCCTTTATATGAATCCACAGTTGCCATGGAGATGATTCAGAAGAAACAAGTCAAGAAAAAGCaagttgttcggatctga